One genomic window of Microaerobacter geothermalis includes the following:
- the ltrA gene encoding group II intron reverse transcriptase/maturase, which yields MDLMEQIVSRQNLLEALHRVESNKGAAGIDGVSTEQLREYIVQRWETIRQHLLEGTYKPSPVRRVEIPKPDGGARLLGIPTVIDRLIQQAILQVLTPIFDPEFSPNSFGFRPNRRGHDAVRQAQRFIREEYRIVVDIDLAQFFDRVNHDILMSRVARKVKDKRVLKLIRAYLQAGVMVGGICVRSEEGTPQGGPLSPLLANILLDDLDKELTRRGSRFVRYADDCNIYVKTKRAGERVKASVTRFLEGKLKLKVNEEKSAVDWPWKRKFLGFSFTAQKEAKVRIAPKSLKRVKDKIRQLTNPTWSISMEERIRLLNQYLMGWMGYFALIETPSVLKALEDWIRRRLRLCLWHQWKRVRTRIRELRALGLPERQVFEIANTRKGAWRTTHTPHLHKALGIAYWQSRGLKSLTQRYNELRQGWRTA from the coding sequence ATGGACTTGATGGAACAAATCGTGTCACGGCAGAATCTACTGGAAGCCCTGCACCGAGTGGAATCCAACAAAGGCGCGGCGGGTATCGATGGAGTCTCAACCGAGCAACTCCGGGAATATATCGTGCAGCGCTGGGAAACGATTCGCCAGCACTTGCTAGAAGGAACCTACAAGCCTTCTCCTGTCCGGAGGGTCGAAATCCCGAAACCCGATGGTGGAGCAAGGCTGCTTGGGATTCCTACCGTGATCGATCGATTAATCCAACAAGCCATCCTCCAAGTGCTGACACCAATCTTCGACCCGGAATTTTCCCCGAACAGCTTTGGTTTTCGCCCCAATCGGCGCGGTCATGACGCCGTACGGCAAGCCCAGCGATTTATCCGGGAAGAATACCGTATCGTAGTCGATATCGACTTAGCGCAATTCTTTGACCGAGTAAATCACGACATCCTGATGAGCAGAGTAGCGCGGAAAGTAAAGGACAAGCGAGTTCTGAAGCTGATCCGAGCGTACTTGCAAGCAGGGGTGATGGTTGGCGGAATTTGTGTAAGAAGCGAGGAAGGAACGCCGCAAGGTGGCCCGTTGAGTCCGTTACTGGCAAACATTCTGCTCGACGACTTGGATAAAGAACTTACGCGAAGAGGCTCGCGGTTCGTCCGCTATGCGGACGACTGTAACATCTACGTAAAGACAAAGCGAGCGGGAGAACGGGTGAAGGCAAGTGTCACGCGATTCTTGGAGGGGAAGTTAAAACTCAAGGTAAATGAGGAGAAAAGTGCGGTGGACTGGCCTTGGAAGCGAAAGTTTCTGGGATTCAGTTTCACGGCACAGAAAGAAGCAAAGGTTCGCATTGCGCCAAAATCGCTAAAGCGAGTCAAAGACAAAATTCGGCAACTGACAAACCCCACATGGAGCATCTCCATGGAGGAGCGCATCCGGCTACTAAATCAATACCTGATGGGATGGATGGGGTACTTTGCCCTCATAGAAACACCATCCGTACTGAAGGCGTTAGAGGATTGGATACGTCGGAGGTTGCGCTTGTGTCTTTGGCACCAATGGAAACGAGTCCGGACAAGAATCCGCGAACTGAGGGCATTAGGCCTTCCGGAACGGCAAGTCTTCGAAATAGCGAATACACGAAAAGGCGCGTGGCGTACCACACATACTCCCCACTTACACAAA